A single genomic interval of Prunus dulcis chromosome 5, ALMONDv2, whole genome shotgun sequence harbors:
- the LOC117627749 gene encoding cytochrome P450 CYP736A12-like: MSPTIIAILLVFLTFLCFLIHTIITASSSRPKLPPGPRALPIIGNLHMLGNLPHRSLQHLAKKYGPIMSMRLGNIPAIVVSSPTAAELFLKTHDTIFASRPKVQASEYMSYGTKGMAFTEYGPYWRHIRKLCTLQLLCPSKIEGFAPLRREEVGLFIQSLKKTAAAGEMVDLSEKVGGLVEDITYRMVLGSKNDDMFDLKGTIEEALFLSGAFNIGDYVPFLSPLDLQGLAKRMKRISKTIDQLFEKIIGEHEQVSKSGQVQDHSHKDFVDVLLSLIHQPLNPNDEQVYMMERTNVKAILLDMISGAFDTSATAIVWTLAELLRHPRVMKHLQGEIQSVIGTDRMVEESDLPKLGYLSMVVKESLRLHPVAPFLIPHESMEDITVEGFDVPKKSRIFINTWAIGRDPKVWSENVEEFYPERFIDGNIDLRGHDFQLLPFGSGRRGCPAMQLGLITVRLALANLVHCFNWELPSGLKPKDLDMTEKFGLSLSKAKHLLAMPTYRLCNQLS, encoded by the exons ATGAGTCCAACAATAATAGCCATCCTTCTGGTCTTTCTCACCTTCCTCTGCTTTCTCATCCACACCATAATCACTGCCTCCTCCTCAAGGCCAAAACTGCCTCCTGGGCCTCGGGCACTGCCAATCATTGGCAATCTTCACATGCTAGGCAACCTCCCACACCGTAGCCTCCAACACTTGGCCAAAAAATATGGCCCCATCATGTCCATGCGCCTAGGCAACATACCCGCCATAGTGGTCTCCTCCCCCACAGCTGCAGAGCTTTTCTTGAAAACCCATGACACCATTTTTGCCAGCCGCCCCAAAGTTCAAGCCTCCGAGTACATGTCCTACGGCACAAAGGGCATGGCCTTCACTGAATATGGTCCATACTGGCGGCATATTAGGAAGCTCTGCACTCTGCAGCTTCTTTGTCCATCAAAGATTGAGGGTTTTGCTCCACTGAGAAGGGAGGAGGTGGGGTTGTTTATTCAGTCGCTGAAGAAAACCGCGGCAGCGGGTGAAATGGTGGATCTTAGTGAGAAGGTTGGTGGGCTTGTTGAGGACATAACATATAGGATGGTTTTGGGGAGTAAAAATGATGATATGTTTGATCTCAAGGGGACTATTGAGGAAGCTCTGTTCTTGTCAGGGGCATTCAATATTGGTGATTACGTGCCTTTCCTCAGTCCACTTGATCTTCAG GGATTAGCCAAGCGCATGAAGAGAATTAGCAAGACAATTGACCAACTTTTCGAAAAGATAATTGGGGAACATGAACAAGTTTCTAAGAGCGGGCAAGTACAAGACCATAGTCACAAGGACTTTGTGGACGTGCTGCTTTCATTGATACACCAACCATTAAATCCCAACGATGAGCAGGTCTACATGATGGAACGAACAAATGTGAAAGCCATCTTACTAGACATGATTTCGGGTGCCTTCGATACTTCAGCTACCGCCATAGTTTGGACCCTTGCGGAGCTCTTGAGGCATCCCAGGGTAATGAAGCATCTCCAGGGAGAGATCCAGAGTGTGATTGGAACGGACCGAATGGTGGAAGAGAGTGACTTACCGAAGTTGGGTTACTTGAGCATGGTGGTCAAGGAGAGCTTGAGGCTGCACCCAGTTGCACCATTTCTAATCCCACATGAATCCATGGAGGACATTACAGTTGAAGGATTCGATGTACCCAAGAAATCGAGAATCTTTATAAACACTTGGGCCATTGGGAGAGATCCTAAAGTATGGTCAGAAAATGTGGAGGAATTTTACCCTGAAAGGTTCATTGATGGCAATATTGATCTTCGAGGGCATGATTTCCAGCTTCTACCATTTGGGTCTGGTCGAAGAGGGTGTCCTGCTATGCAACTAGGCCTAATCACAGTTCGTCTGGCTCTAGCAAACTTGGTCCACTGCTTTAACTGGGAGCTCCCAAGTGGCCTGAAACCTAAAGATTTGGACATGACTGAGAAATTCGGATTATCGCTGTCAAAAGCCAAACACTTGCTTGCCATGCCCACCTACCGCCTATGCAATCAACTTTCATAG
- the LOC117629153 gene encoding cytochrome P450 CYP736A12-like → MGFSEYGPYWRHIRKLCTLQLLCPSKIEAFAPLRREEVGLLVESLKKAAAEGQAVDLSEKVGELIEGITYRMVLGSKNDDTFDVKGIIEEIILLTRAVNIGDYLPFLSPFDFQRPRHRKLPPGPWALPVIGNLHMLGNLPHRSLRDLAKNYGPIMSMLLGTRTTIVVSSPEAAELFLKSHDTIFASRPKVQSSDYLLYGSKDMAFSEYGPYWRHIRKLCTLQLLCPSKIETFAPLRREEVGLLVESLKKAAAEGPSCGS, encoded by the exons ATGGGTTTCAGTGAATATGGTCCATACTGGCGGCATATTAGGAAGTTGTGCACGCTGCAGCTTCTTTGTCCATCAAAGATTGAGGCTTTTGCTCCATTGAGGAGAGAAGAGGTGGGTTTGTTGGTTGAGTCGCTGAAGAAAGCCGCAGCGGAGGGCCAAGCGGTGGATCTTAGTGAGAAGGTTGGTGAGCTGATTGAGGGCATAACGTATAGGATGGTGCTGGGGAGCAAAAATGATGATACGTTTGATGTGAAGGGAATTATTGAGGAGATCATATTGTTGACAAGGGCAGTCAACATTGGTGATTATTTGCCTTTCCTCAGTCCATTTGATTTTCAG AGGCCGAGACACCGGAAACTGCCTCCTGGTCCTTGGGCGCTGCCAGTCATTGGTAATCTCCATATGTTAGGCAACCTCCCACACCGCAGCCTTCGAGACTTGGCCAAAAATTATGGACCCATAATGTCCATGCTTCTAGGCACCAGAACCACAATAGTGGTCTCATCCCCTGAAGCTGCAGAGTTATTCTTGAAATCCCATGACACCATTTTTGCCAGCCGCCCCAAAGTCCAATCCTCCGACTACTTGCTTTACGGCTCAAAGGACATGGCTTTCAGTGAATATGGTCCGTACTGGCGGCATATTAGGAAGTTGTGCACGCTGCAGCTTCTTTGTCCATCAAAGATTGAGACTTTTGCTCCATTGAGGAGGGAAGAGGTTGGTTTGTTGGTTGAGTCGCTGAAGAAAGCCGCAGCGGAGGGGCCAAGTTGTGGATCTTAG
- the LOC117626941 gene encoding coatomer subunit alpha-1 — protein sequence MLTKFETKSNRVKGLSFHSKRPWILASLHSGVIQLWDYRMGTLIDRFDEHDGPVRGVHFHKSQPLFVSGGDDYKIKVWNYKMHRCLFTLLGHLDYIRTVQFHHEYPWIVSASDDQTIRIWNWQSRTCISVLTGHNHYVMCASFHPKEDLVVSASLDQTVRVWDIGSLKKKTVSPADDILRLSQMNTDLFGGVDAVVKYVLEGHDRGVNWASFHPNLPLIVSGADDRQVKLWRMNDTKAWEVDTLRGHMNNVSCVMFHAKQDIIVSNSEDKSIRVWDVTKRTGIQTFRREHDRFWILSSHPEMNLLAAGHDSGMIVFKLERERPAFAVSGDSLFYAKDRFLRYHEFSTQRDTQVIPIRRPGSTTLNQSPRTLSYNPSENAVLICSDLDGGSYELYLIPKDSISRGDSMQDAKRGVGGSAVFMARNRFAVLDKSNNQVLIKNLKNEVVKRSVFPFAVDAIFYAGTGNLLCRAEDRVSIFDLQQRIVLGELQTPFIKYVVWSNDMESVALLSKHAIIIASKRLVHQCTLHETIRVKSGGWDDNGVFIYTTLNHIKYCLPNGDSGIIRTLDVPIYITKVSGNTIFCLDRDGKNRAIVIDATEYIFKLSLFKKRYDHVMSMIRSSQLCGQAMIAYLQQKGFPEVALHFVKDERTRFNLALESGNIQIAVASATAIDEKDYWYRLGVEALRQGNAGIVEYAYQKTKNFERLSFLYLVTGNMEKLSKMLKIAEVKNDVMGQFHNALYLGNVQERIKILENVGHLPLAYITASVHGLHDVAERLSAELGENVPTLPQGKVPTLLMPPTPVMCGGDWPLLRVMRGIFEGGLDNIGRGAADEEDEAADGDWGEELDMVDVDGLQNGDVTAVLEDEEVAEGNEEGGGWDLEDLELPTEADTPRASVNSNSSVFVAPTIGMPVSQIWIQRSSLAAEHAAAGNFDTAMRLLNRQLGIKNFAPLRPMFLDLHTGSHSYLRAFSSTPVISLAVERGWNESATPNVRGPPALVFNFSQLEEKLKAGYKATTAGKLTEALRLFLGILHTIPLIVVDSRREVDEVKELIIIVREYVLGLQMELKRREIKDNPVREQELAAYFTHCNLQMPHVRLALVNAARICFKAKNFATAANFARRLLETNPTIEIQAKTARQVLQGAERNMTDASQLNYDFRNPFVTCGATYIPIYRGQKDVSCPYCSSRFVPTQEGLLCTVCDLAVVGADASGLLCSPTQVR from the exons ATGTTGACCAAGTTTGAAACGAAGAGTAATAGAGTGAAGGGACTGAGCTTCCACAGTAAGAGACCGTGGATCCTCGCAAGTCTTCACAGTGGTGTGATCCAGCTATGGGACTACCGTATGGGGACTCTCATTGATCGATTCGACGAGCATGATGGGCCCGTTCGCGGTGTCCACTTCCACAAATCTCAGCCTCTCTTTGTGTCTGGAG GGGATGATTATAAGATCAAAGTTTGGAACTATAAGATGCATAGGTGTCTTTTTACACTTCTTGGGCACCTTGATTATATTCGTACCGTGCAGTTTCACCATGAGTACCCATGGATTGTTAGTGCCAGTGATGACCAGACCATTCGTATATGGAACTGGCAGTCACGTACTTGCATTTCAGTTTTGACAGGCCACAATCATTATGTCATGTGTGCCTCATTCCATCCTAAAGAAGACCTTGTTGTATCTGCCTCCTTAGATCAGACTGTCCGTGTTTGGGATATTGGTTCCCTCAAGAAGAAGACTGTATCCCCTGCAGATGACATACTACGACTAAGTCAGATGAATACAGATCTTTTTGGTGGTGTTGATGCTGTTGTTAAGTATGTCTTGGAAGGGCATGATCGAGGTGTTAATTGGGCTTCATTCCATCCGAACCTACCTTTGATTGTCTCAGGCGCAGATGATCGCCAAGTTAAATTGTGGCGGATGAATG ATACAAAGGCTTGGGAAGTGGACACACTGAGAGGGCACATGAATAATGTTTCATGTGTTATGTTTCATGCCAAACAGGACATAATTGTATCGAACTCGGAAGACAAAAGTATCCGTGTTTGGGACGTAACAAAGCGAACTGGAATTCAAACTTTCCGACGAGAGCATGACCGTTTTTGGATTCTTTCATCTCACCCTGAAATGAATCTGTTGGCTGCAGGTCATGACAGTGGCATGATCGTATTTAAGTTGGAGAGGGAACGTCCAGCCTTTGCAGTGAGTGGTGATTCTCTGTTCTATGCTAAGGATCGCTTCTTGCGATACCATGAGTTTTCAACCCAAAGGGACACACAAGTTATTCCAATTCGACGCCCTGGTTCCACCACTTTAAATCAAAGTCCGAGGACTCTTTCTTACAATCCTTCAGAAAATGCGGTTCTTATTTGCTCAGACTTGGACGGGGGATCTTACGAATTGTATTTGATACCCAAGGACAGCATTAGTAGGGGTGACAGTATGCAAGATGCAAAGAGAGGTGTTGGAGGTTCAGCTGTGTTTATGGCACGAAATAGGTTTGCTGTGCTTGACAAAAGCAACAACCAAGTCTTGATTaagaatttgaaaaatgaGGTTGTTAAAAGGagtgtttttccttttgctgTTGATGCAATATTCTATGCCGGAACAGGTAATTTGCTGTGTAGGGCAGAGGACAGAGTGTCTATATTTGACCTCCAGCAGAGGATTGTTCTTGGTGAGCTTCAAACCCCCTTCATCAAGTATGTTGTTTGGTCCAATGACATGGAAAGTGTTGCCTTGCTCAGCAAACACGCCATTATTATTGCTAGCAAGAGGCTTGTGCACCAGTGTACTCTTCATGAGACAATCCGTGTAAAGAGTGGTGGCTGGGATGACAATGGTGTTTTCATTTACACGACTctaaatcacataaaatattGTCTCCCTAATGGAGATAGTGGGATAATCAGAACCCTAGATGTTCCTATATACATTACGAAGGTTTCTGGAAATACCATATTTTGCTTGGATCGGGATGGGAAAAACAGAGCCATAGTTATTGATGCCACCGAATACATTTTCAAGTTATCCCTGTTTAAGAAGCGGTATGACCATGTTATGAGCATGATAAGGAGCTCACAGCTCTGTGGGCAGGCAATGATTGCTTATCTGCAACAGAAGGGGTTCCCCGAAGTGGCTCTCCATTTTGTGAAAGATGAAAGAACCAGATTCAATCTGGCCCTAGAGAGTGGGAATATTCAAATTGCAGTGGCATCCGCTACAGCAATTGATGAAAAAGATTACTGGTATAGGTTGGGGGTGGAGGCTCTTCGTCAGGGCAATGCAGGTATTGTGGAGTATGCCTACCAGAAGACTAAAAATTTTGAGAGGCTATCTTTCCTTTATCTCGTAACTGGTAATATGGAAAAGCTGTCAAAGATGCTGAAAATTGCTGAGGTTAAGAATGATGTCATGGGTCAGTTCCACAATGCACTGTATCTAGGCAATGTCCAGGAGCGTATTAAGATCTTGGAGAATGTTGGCCACTTACCCCTTGCTTACATCACAGCTTCAGTTCATGGCCTACATGATGTTGCTGAACGGCTATCCGCTGAGTTGGGAGAAAATGTTCCAACCTTGCCCCAGGGGAAAGTACCCACTCTTTTGATGCCCCCAACGCCAGTTATGTGTGGTGGTGATTGGCCTCTTCTTAGAGTCATGAGAGGTATATTTGAAGGTGGGTTGGATAATATTGGCAGGGGTGCTGCAGATGAAGAGGATGAGGCTGCTGATGGTGACTGGGGTGAGGAGCTGGACATGGTTGATGTTGATGGCTTGCAAAATGGAGATGTCACTGCTGTATTGGAAGATGAGGAAGTGGCTGAAGGAAATGAGGAAGGGGGAGGATGGGACCTTGAAGATTTGGAGCTCCCCACTGAAGCGGACACACCAAGGGCTTCTGTTAATTCTAATTCATCAGTTTTTGTTGCTCCAACTATTGGCATGCCTGTAAGCCAGATTTGGATCCAGAGATCTTCTCTTGCTGCTGAACATGCAGCAGCAGGAAATTTTGATACTGCAATGCGCTTGCTGAACAGGCAACTTGGAATCAAAAACTTTGCTCCCTTGAGACCCATGTTTCTTGATCTTCACACTGGCAGCCACAGCTATCTACGTGCATTTTCATCTACTCCAGTGATATCACTTGCCGTTGAGCGTGGGTGGAATGAATCTGCTACCCCAAATGTGAGAGGCCCGCCAGCACttgtgttcaatttttctcagTTGGAAGAGAAACTCAAAGCTGGTTACAAGGCTACAACAGCTGGGAAGTTAACTGAAGCTCTTAGGCTCTTCCTTGGCATTCTTCACACAATTCCTTTGATTGTTGTTGATTCAAGGAGGGAAGTTGATGAAGTTAAGGAGTTAATTATAATAGTGAGAGAGTATGTTCTGGGATTGCAAATGGAGCTGAAGAGAAGGGAAATTAAAGATAATCCAGTACGTGAACAGGAGCTTGCAGCTTATTTCACACACTGCAATCTTCAAATGCCTCACGTAAGGCTTGCATTGGTTAATGCTGCGAGAATTTGCTTCAAGGCAAAGAACTTTGCCACTGCAGCTAACTTTGCCAGGCGGCTATTGGAAACCAACCCCACCATCGAGATTCAAGCAAAGACAGCCAGGCAAGTGCTGCAAGGAGCAGAGAGGAATATGACTGATGCCTCTCAACTGAATTATGATTTCAGAAACCCATTTGTGACTTGTGGGGCAACATATATACCAATTTACCGAGGACAGAAGGATGTCTCTTGCCCGTACTGTAGCTCACGGTTTGTGCCAACCCAAGAAGGGCTGCTCTGTACTGTTTGTGATCTTGCAGTGGTTGGGGCAGATGCTTCAGGGTTGCTATGTTCTCCTACTCAGGTTCGATAG
- the LOC117627291 gene encoding serine/threonine-protein phosphatase 2A 65 kDa regulatory subunit A beta isoform-like: MAMVDEPLYPIAVLIDELKNEDIQLRLNSIRRLSTIARALGEERTRKELIPFLSDNNDDDDEVLLAMAEELGVFIPYVGGVEYANILLPPLETLCTVEETCVRDKAVDSLCRIGAQMREKDLVEYFIPLVKRLAAGEWFTARVSSCGLFHIAYPSAPETLKTELRTTYSQLCQDDMPMVRRSAATNLGKFAATVEAAHLKTDILSIFEDLTQDDQDSVRLLAVEGCAALGKLLEPQDCVTHILPVIVNFSQDKSWRVRYMVANQLYELCEAVGPEATRSDLVPAYVRLLRDNEAEVRIAAAGKVTKFCRILNPELAIQQILPFVKELSTDSSQHVRSALASVIMGMAPVLGKDATIEQLLPIFLSLLKDEFPDVRLNIISKLDQVNQVIGIDLLSQSLLPAIVELAEDRHWRVRLAIIEYIPLLASQLGVGFFDDKLGSLCMQWLNDKVYSIRDAAANNVKRLAEEFGPDWAMQHIVPQVLDMINNPHYLYRMTILHAISLLAPVLGSEITCSKLLPVVINASKDRVPNIKFNVAKVLQSVIPIVDQSVVEKMIRPCLVELSEDPDVDVRSFASQALQSIEQVMMSS, encoded by the exons ATGGCTATGGTGGATGAACCTTTATACCCAATTGCGGTTTTAATCGACGAGCTCAAGAATGAAGACATTCAGCTCCGGTTGAACTCAATCCGCAGGCTCTCCACCATTGCTCGTGCACTTGGAGAAGAGAGGACCAGGAAGGAACTGATTCCTTTCCTCAGTGATaacaatgatgatgatgatgaagtgCTTCTGGCAATGGCAGAAGAGTTGGGGGTGTTTATCCCATATGTAGGTGGTGTAGAGTATGCCAACATTCTGCTCCCACCTTTGGAAACGCTCTGCACTGTTGAGGAAACATGTGTGAGGGACAAAGCGGTGGATTCATTGTGTAGAATTGGGGCGCAGATGAGGGAGAAGGACTTGGTGGAGTATTTCATTCCTTTGGTTAAG AGACTTGCTGCTGGAGAATGGTTTACAGCCCGAGTTTCATCCTGTGGTTTGTTTCATATTGCTTATCCTAGTGCCCCAGAGACTTTAAAGACTGAACTAAGAACAACATACAGTCAACTGTGTCAAGATGACATGCCCATGGTTAGAAGATCTGCTGCTACTAACCTAGGAAAATTTGCTGCAACTGTAGAAGCCGCGCACCTCAAAACTGACATCTTGTCAATATTTGAGGATTTGACGCAGGATG ATCAGGATTCTGTTCGGTTATTGGCAGTAGAGGGTTGTGCAGCTCTTGGGAAGTTGTTGGAACCACAAGATTGTGTGACCCATATTCTTCCTGTCATTGTTAATTTTTCACAG GATAAGTCTTGGCGTGTTCGTTATATGGTTGCAAATCAATTATATGAGCTGTGTGAAGCTGTTGGTCCAGAAGCTACAAg GTCTGACCTGGTGCCTGCATATGTTCGGCTGCTTCGTGATAATGAGGCTGAAGTGAGAATAGCTGCTGCAGGAAAAGTAACTAAGTTTTGCAGAATTTTGAATCCAGAGCTTGCTATTCAGCAGATCCTTCCATTTGTGAAG GAATTGTCAACAGATTCATCCCAACATGTTCGTTCTGCATTGGCTTCAGTAATAATGGGGATGGCACCAGTTTTAGGAAAg GATGCAACCATAGAGCAACTACTGCctattttcctttctcttctAAAAGATGAATTCCCTGATGTCCGGCTGAATATTATTAGCAAGCTTGATCAAGTCAACCAG GTAATTGGGATTGATCTGCTGTCCCAATCTCTATTGCCAGCAATTGTTGAACTTGCAGAGGATAGACATTGGAGGGTTCGGCTCGCAATAATAGAATACATCCCTTTATTGGCAAGTCAGTTGGGTGTAGGGTTTTTTGATGATAAGCTTGGGTCCCTTTGCATGCAGTGGTTAAATGATAAG GTTTACTCAATACGTGATGCAGCTGCTAATAATGTGAAGCGCCTTGCAGAAGAATTTGGCCCAGATTGGGCAATGCAGCATATAGTCCCACAG GTTTTGGATATGATTAACAACCCTCACTATTTGTATCGAATGACCATTCTACATGCAATTTCCCTACTCGCTCCTGTTTTGGGATCAGAAATCACTTGTTCGAAACTTCTACCGGTTGTCATCAATGCATCAAAAGATAG GGTACCAAACATCAAGTTCAATGTGGCTAAAGTGTTGCAGTCAGTTATTCCGATAGTTGATCAGTCT GTGGTGGAGAAGATGATTCGCCCTTGTTTGGTTGAGCTTAGCGAGGATCCCGATGTTGATGTAAGGTCTTTTGCTAGCCAAGCTCTCCAGTCAATTGAACAGGTCATGATGTCTAGCTAG
- the LOC117627886 gene encoding aluminum-activated malate transporter 9-like: MVAKLGSFKYNFQEKRERLLSTQKGYSELGFVHIEEQEQYGSPRCCTFRSISDRIVSWCRTVQNVSNRAIRMGQSDPRKIVFAAKMGLALMIISLLIFLKEPFKQLSRYSVWAILTVVVVFEFSIGATLSKGFNRGLGTFSAGGLALGMAHLCGLAGEWEEAVIFASIFIIGFLATYAKLYPTMKPYEYGFRVFLLTYCFIMVSGYRTREFVHTAVSRFLLIALGAGVGLGVNICIFPIWAGEDLHKLVVKNFMGVAKSLEGCVNGYLNCVEYERVPSKILTYQASDDPLYSGYRSAVESTSQEDALMGFAIWEPPHGRYRMLKYPWKNYVKVGGALRHCAFTVMALHGCVLSEIQAPAERRQVFRRELQRVGFEGAKVLRELGNKLKKMEKLGSVDILNEVHEAAEELQKKIDQKSYLLVNSESWEIGSRPKEVGDPQDLLNLDDDENTFREYKSLSEAVLDLRSFPVPQSWDGQMPAMPTGVSPIPIDVNRSNPPVGFSSGSMFMKQVSWPAGLKFEVNEPPVAEESNTYENASQLSLATFTSLLIEFVARLQNLVDSFEELSEKARFKEPVESPEVLEPPRRFWTRLLNCLKS; the protein is encoded by the exons ATGGTAGCAAAGTTGGGTTCTTTCAAGTACAATTTccaagagaaaagagagaggttGCTCTCAACCCAGAAGGGCTACTCCGAGCTGGGCTTCGTCCACATCGAGGAACAAGAGCAATATGGGTCTCCTCGCTGCTGCACTTTTCGATCAATTTCCGATAGAATTGTGAGCTGGTGCAGGACTGTACAAAATGTTTCTAACCGGGCAATTCGGATGGGTCAATCCGATCCGAGAAAGATCGTATTCGCGGCCAAGATGGGTCTGGCCTTGATGATCATTTCGTTGCTGATTTTCCTCAAAGAGCCTTTCAAGCAGCTCAGTCGTTACTCGGTCTGGGCCATCCTCACTGTTGTGGTAGTATTTGAGTTTAGCATAG GAGCGACTCTGAGCAAAGGATTTAACCGTGGGTTAGGTACATTTTCTGCTGGAGGTCTTGCTTTGGGTATGGCGCACTTATGTGGGCTAGCTGGAGAGTGGGAAGAAGCTGTTATTTTCGCTAGTATCTTTATCATAG GATTTCTTGCAACTTATGCAAAGCTATACCCAACAATGAAGCCTTATGAATATGGGTTTCGAGTGTTCTTGTTGACATATTGTTTCATCATGGTATCTGGGTATAGGACAAGGGAATTTGTCCATACAGCTGTGTCACGATTCTTGCTTATTGCACTGGGTGCTGGTGTTGGTTTGGGAGTAAATATATGCATTTTTCCCATCTGGGCTGGTGAGGATCTGCATAAATTGGTGGTAAAGAATTTCATGGGCGTCGCAAAGTCATTGGAAG GTTGTGTTAATGGTTACCTTAATTGCGTTGAATATGAGAGAGTTCCTTCTAAGATTCTTACCTACCAAGCTTCTGATGACCCGCTTTACAGTGGTTACAGATCTGCTGTGGAATCTACCAGCCAAGAGGACGCTCTG aTGGGATTTGCTATCTGGGAGCCACCTCATGGTCGTTACAGAATGCTTAAATATCCATGGAAGAACTATGTAAAAGTAGGTGGTGCACTAAGGCATTGTGCATTTACGGTCATGGCATTGCATGGATGTGTACTTTCTGAAATACAG GCTCCTGCTGAACGAAGACAAGTATTTCGTAGGGAGCTCCAAAGAGTTGGTTTCGAAGGTGCGAAAGTGTTACGTGAACTTGGAAACAAACTGAAAAAGATGGAGAAACTAGGTTCTGTAGATATACTCAATGAAGTGCATGAGGCTGCAGAGGagttacaaaagaaaattgaccAGAAGTCATACCTTCTTGTTAATTCAGAAAGCTGGGAGATTGGAAGTCGGCCAAAGGAGGTGGGAGATCCTCAAGACTTATTGAACttggatgatgatgaaaatACGTTCCGGGAATACAAATCCCTTAGTGAAGCTGTGCTTGATCTCAGATCTTTTCCTGTGCCACAAAGTTGGGATGGCCAAATGCCTGCGATGCCAACTGGCGTGAGCCCCATACCCATTGATGTCAACCGCTCCAACCCGCCCGTAGGTTTTTCCTCAGGAAGCATGTTCATGAAACAGGTTTCATGGCCTGCAGGACTGAAATTTGAGGTTAACGAACCTCCAGTAGCAGAAGAATCCAATACCTACGAAAATGCTAGTCAATTGTCATTAGCCACATTTACATCCCTGTTGATAGAATTTGTTGCAAGGCTTCAAAATCTTGTCGACTCATTTGAAGAATTAAGTGAGAAAGCACGTTTCAAGGAACCTGTCGAATCACCAGAAGTATTAGAGCCACCTCGCAGGTTTTGGACCAGATTGCTCAACTGTCTGAAATCCTAA
- the LOC117628672 gene encoding heavy metal-associated isoprenylated plant protein 25-like has protein sequence MTDKFCYMLMRINIDCNGCYRKVRRALLDMRELETHLIEKKECRVSVFGRFIPRDVAIKIRKKTNRRVEILDIQELSSNNSNTNDEENQDQQQKPLITSWNNPISYPNQVETTCMHV, from the exons ATGACAGACAAG TTCTGCTACATGCTGATGAGAATCAATATTGACTGCAATGGTTGCTACAGAAAAGTAAGGAGAGCTCTTCTTGATATGCGAG AGTTGGAGACACATTTGATAGAGAAGAAGGAGTGCAGGGTGAGCGTGTTCGGCAGATTTATCCCACGGGACGTAGCGATCAAGATAAGGAAGAAGACAAATCGCAGAGTTGAGATACTGGACATACAAGAACTTAGCAGCAACAATAGTAACACCAATGATGAAGAAAACCAAGATCAGCAGCAGAAGCCCTTGATCACTTCTTGGAATAATCCCATATCATACCCCAACCAAGTTGAAACCACTTGTATGCATGTGTGA
- the LOC117627420 gene encoding protein YLS3 — protein sequence MASLHSSLLQHPFALSSLTLLLFLISLPPSILSQDPSSSSPTIAQCTTRLLPLASCASFVQGTSQSPAQSCCDNLKLLYSQQPDCLCLLLNSTTLSSFPINTTRALQLPALCSLQVDISACSGVHVPPSTPSSQVSFGTNTNSTAVNSTIAASPMPLNAPRPSMMGLGFGRTSSAGTKLKMGSYLTVAALAMRGFLVSGVLFSV from the exons ATGGCTTCTCTTCACAGCTCTCTGCTTCAACATCCTTTTGCCCTTTCCTCTCTGACTCTGCTACTTTTTCTCATTTCCCTTCCACCATCCATCCTTTCACAAGACCCCAGCTCCTCAAGCCCTACCATTGCTCAATGCACCACACGGCTTCTTCCACTGGCCTCGTGTGCATCGTTTGTGCAAGGCACTTCCCAATCTCCggcacaatcatgttgtgacAACCTCAAGCTGCTCTATAGCCAGCAGCCAGACTGCCTTTGCCTTTTGCTCAATAGCACTACTTTGAGCTCCTTCCCTATCAACACCACACGTGCTCTTCAGCTGCCTGCTCTCTGCAGCCTTCAAGTTGACATCTCTGCTTGTTCAG GGGTACATGTGCCTCCTAGCACACCTAGTTCTCAAGTTTCCTTTGGGACAAACACCAACTCAACTGCTGTTAACTCTACAATTGCTG CCTCTCCAATGCCTCTAAATGCACCAAGACCCAGCATGATGGGGTTAGGATTTGGCAGAACTTCAAGTGCTGGCACCAAATTGAAGATGGGCAGTTACCTCACGGTGGCGGCGCTGGCTATGAGAGGTTTTCTAGTGTCTGGAGTTCTATTTTCAGTATGA